Proteins from one Dama dama isolate Ldn47 chromosome 12, ASM3311817v1, whole genome shotgun sequence genomic window:
- the LOC133066880 gene encoding olfactory receptor 4K15-like has translation MNQGNNSRVAEFVLLGLSSSWELQYFFFMLFNFLYIIIVLGNLLIVLTVISEPALHTPMYIMLSNLSILDVFLATYATPKMIHDFLHEPKTISFEGCMAQIFLLHVFAGGEMVLLVAMAYDRYVAICKPLHYATIMNLCKCTGLVVGSWVIGVMHSLSQLAFTVNLPFCGPNVVNSYYCDLTLVIKLACTDTYVPEVLMLLDSGLMGVASFLLLLVSYTVILVTVQRRSSMDMTKARSTLTAHIIVVTLFFGPCIFIYAWPFSNFPVDKVLSVFSTVFTPILNPIIYTLRNKEVKSAMSKLKTRYVCSGLPSQLSLLRLDVLS, from the coding sequence ATGAACCAAGGAAATAATTCTAGGGTGGCTGAGTTTGTGTTGCTGGGGCTTTCCAGTTCCTGGGAGCTCCAGTATTtcttcttcatgttgtttaatttcTTGTATATCATCATTGTGCTGGGCAACCTCCTCATTGTACTCACAGTGATCTCTGAACCTGCCCTGCATACACCCATGTACATAATGCTCAGTAATCTTTCCATTCTTGATGTCTTTCTGGCCACTTATGCAACCCCCAAGATGATTCACGATTTCCTTCATGAACCCAAGACCATCTCCTTCGAGGGCTGCATGGCCCAGATATTCTTACTCCATGTCTTTGCTGGTGGTGAGATGGTGCTCCTTGTAGCTATGGCATATGACAGGTATGTAGCCATATGCAAACCTCTCCATTATGCAACCATCATGAACTTGTGCAAATGTACAGGTCTGGTAGTAGGCTCCTGGGTGATTGGGGTCATGCACTCCTTGAGCCAATTAGCTTTCACTGTAAACCTGCCCTTCTGTGGTCCAAATGTTGTGAACAGTTATTACTGTGACCTTACTTTGGTCATCAAACTTGCCTGTACAGATACGTATGTCCCTGAAGTGTTGATGCTTTTGGATAGTGGTCTCATGGGGGTGGCTTCATTCTTGCTCTTGCTCGTCTCCTACACAGTCATCCTGGTCACTGTGCAACGTCGttcctcaatggacatgaccaAGGCCCGCAGCACTCTTACTgcccacatcattgtggttaccCTCTTCTTTGGGCCCTGTATCTTCATCTACGCCTGGCCTTTCAGCAACTTCCCGGTGGATAAAGTCCTTTCTGTGTTCTCTACAGTTTTCACACCTATATTGAACCCCATTATCTACACATTGAGAAACAAAGAGGTGAAATCGGCAATGAGTAAACTGAAGACACGCTATGTATGTTCTGGGCTGCCTTCTCAACTCTCTCTCCTAAGACTAGATGTGTTGAGTTGA